Proteins from a genomic interval of Lycium ferocissimum isolate CSIRO_LF1 chromosome 2, AGI_CSIRO_Lferr_CH_V1, whole genome shotgun sequence:
- the LOC132036572 gene encoding malate dehydrogenase, glyoxysomal-like isoform X2, giving the protein MERSAERIATISAHLNPSPSSYQGGVGLSRANCRAKGGSPGFNVAILGAAGGIGQPLAMLMKINPLVSVLHLYDVANTPGVTADISHMDTGAVVRGFLGPQQLEDALTGMDLVIIPAGVPRKPGMTRDDLFNINAGIVKTLCEGIAKCCPKAIVNIISNPVNSTVPIAAEVFKMAGTFDPRRLLGVTMLDIVRANTFVAEVLGLDPREVDVPVVGGHAGVTILPLLSQVKPPCSFTPAETEYLTSRIQNGGTEVVEAKAGAGSATLSMAYAAVKFADACLHGLRGDAGIVECAFVSSQVTELPYFASRVRLGRNGVEEIYPLGPLNEYERTGLEKAKTELATSIQKGVTFVKK; this is encoded by the exons ATGGAGCGCAGTGCAGAACGAATCGCCACAATCTCAGCCCACCTTAacccttctccttcttcttacCAG GGAGGTGTGGGTTTGAGCCGAGCTAATTGCAGGGCGAAAGGAGGTTCTCCGGGATTCAATGTGGCGATTTTGGGTGCTGCAGGAGGTATTGGTCAGCCACTTGCTATGCTTATGAAGATCAATCCACTGGTTTCGGTTTTGCATCTTTATGATGTTGCTAATACTCCTGGTGTTACTGCTGATATTAGCCACATGGATACTGGTGCTGTG GTTCGTGGTTTTCTAGGGCCTCAACAATTGGAAGATGCTCTCACTGGCATGGACCTTGTAATAATCCCTGCTGGTGTTCCTAGAAAACCAGGCATGACAAGAGATGATCTTTTCAACATAAATGCAGGAATTGTTAAGACTTTATGCGAAGGAATTGCCAAGTGCTGTCCTAAGGCCATTGTAAACATAATTAGTAATCCTGTAAACTCTACAGTGCCAATTGCTGCAGAGGTTTTCAAGATGGCTGGCACCTTCGATCCCAGGAGACTTTTGGGTGTCACTATGCTTGATATTGTCAGGGCCAATACCTTTGTG GCTGAAGTTTTGGGGCTTGATCCCAGGGAAGTGGATGTTCCAGTTGTCGGGGGTCATGCTGGTGTTACAATTCTACCTCTTCTTTCCCAG GTTAAGCCTCCTTGTTCTTTTACTCCAGCGGAAACTGAATATTTAACATCTCGTATACAAAATGGTGGGACTGAGGTTGTCGAG GCAAAAGCTGGTGCCGGTTCGGCAACCCTCTCTATG GCATATGCTGCGGTTAAATTTGCTGACGCATGTTTGCATGGATTGAGAGGAGATGCTGGCATTGTTGAATGTGCATTTGTGTCTTCCCAG GTGACTGAGCTTCCATATTTTGCATCAAGAGTACGGCTTGGGCGTAACGGAGTTGAAGAAATATACCCCCTTGGTCCCCTAAATGAATACGAGAG gACTGGGCTTGAGAAGGCAAAGACGGAGCTAGCAACAAGTATTCAGAAGGGTGTTACCTTTGTAAAGAAATGA
- the LOC132036572 gene encoding malate dehydrogenase, glyoxysomal-like isoform X1, which yields MERSAERIATISAHLNPSPSSYQMEGGVGLSRANCRAKGGSPGFNVAILGAAGGIGQPLAMLMKINPLVSVLHLYDVANTPGVTADISHMDTGAVVRGFLGPQQLEDALTGMDLVIIPAGVPRKPGMTRDDLFNINAGIVKTLCEGIAKCCPKAIVNIISNPVNSTVPIAAEVFKMAGTFDPRRLLGVTMLDIVRANTFVAEVLGLDPREVDVPVVGGHAGVTILPLLSQVKPPCSFTPAETEYLTSRIQNGGTEVVEAKAGAGSATLSMAYAAVKFADACLHGLRGDAGIVECAFVSSQVTELPYFASRVRLGRNGVEEIYPLGPLNEYERTGLEKAKTELATSIQKGVTFVKK from the exons ATGGAGCGCAGTGCAGAACGAATCGCCACAATCTCAGCCCACCTTAacccttctccttcttcttacCAG ATGGAGGGAGGTGTGGGTTTGAGCCGAGCTAATTGCAGGGCGAAAGGAGGTTCTCCGGGATTCAATGTGGCGATTTTGGGTGCTGCAGGAGGTATTGGTCAGCCACTTGCTATGCTTATGAAGATCAATCCACTGGTTTCGGTTTTGCATCTTTATGATGTTGCTAATACTCCTGGTGTTACTGCTGATATTAGCCACATGGATACTGGTGCTGTG GTTCGTGGTTTTCTAGGGCCTCAACAATTGGAAGATGCTCTCACTGGCATGGACCTTGTAATAATCCCTGCTGGTGTTCCTAGAAAACCAGGCATGACAAGAGATGATCTTTTCAACATAAATGCAGGAATTGTTAAGACTTTATGCGAAGGAATTGCCAAGTGCTGTCCTAAGGCCATTGTAAACATAATTAGTAATCCTGTAAACTCTACAGTGCCAATTGCTGCAGAGGTTTTCAAGATGGCTGGCACCTTCGATCCCAGGAGACTTTTGGGTGTCACTATGCTTGATATTGTCAGGGCCAATACCTTTGTG GCTGAAGTTTTGGGGCTTGATCCCAGGGAAGTGGATGTTCCAGTTGTCGGGGGTCATGCTGGTGTTACAATTCTACCTCTTCTTTCCCAG GTTAAGCCTCCTTGTTCTTTTACTCCAGCGGAAACTGAATATTTAACATCTCGTATACAAAATGGTGGGACTGAGGTTGTCGAG GCAAAAGCTGGTGCCGGTTCGGCAACCCTCTCTATG GCATATGCTGCGGTTAAATTTGCTGACGCATGTTTGCATGGATTGAGAGGAGATGCTGGCATTGTTGAATGTGCATTTGTGTCTTCCCAG GTGACTGAGCTTCCATATTTTGCATCAAGAGTACGGCTTGGGCGTAACGGAGTTGAAGAAATATACCCCCTTGGTCCCCTAAATGAATACGAGAG gACTGGGCTTGAGAAGGCAAAGACGGAGCTAGCAACAAGTATTCAGAAGGGTGTTACCTTTGTAAAGAAATGA
- the LOC132036585 gene encoding probable aspartic proteinase GIP2 has product MRVMKRSISRGAPDTILATSIYNALTKAFVNEMPKEVRSVTPVEPFTTCFNSRDIGLSRLGYNAPEINIGLHKKNVHWRITGANSSAKVNEDVVCLAFFERHTRDWGQAIVIGSYQVQDNLVEFDLSRTRIGFSNLLFFRQTELYVAQLDR; this is encoded by the coding sequence ATGAGAGTAATGAAGAGAAGTATTAGCAGGGGTGCACCTGATACTATATTGGCCACTTCTATTTACAATGCCCTGACAAAAGCTTTTGTCAATGAGATGCCAAAAGAAGTTAGATCTGTGACTCCAGTTGAACCCTTTACAACTTGCTTCAACTCGAGAGATATTGGTTTATCGCGACTTGGCTATAATGCTCCTGAAATTAACATCGGTCTCCACAAGAAAAATGTGCATTGGAGAATTACTGGAGCGAACTCATCGGCAAAAGTTAACGAGGATGTTGTGTGTTTAGCCTTTTTTGAGCGACATACTCGAGATTGGGGACAAGCAATTGTTATTGGATCTTATCAAGTGCAGGACAACCTTGTGGAATTTGATCTTTCGAGAACTAGAATAGGTTTCAGTAACTTGCTCTTTTTCCGTCAGACAGAACTATACGTAGCACAGCTCGATCGATAA